From Coccinella septempunctata chromosome 4, icCocSept1.1, whole genome shotgun sequence, a single genomic window includes:
- the LOC123311327 gene encoding partner of bursicon, whose product MALACTRIGLSIFLLYTIFTLSYCKPDMPEETCETIPAEIHLVKEEYDELGHLQRTCSGDVAVNKCEGLCRSQVQPSVITPTGFLKECYCCRESFMRERIITLNHCYDIDGVKLIDEGNSSLDVKLKEPAECKCYKCGDLGR is encoded by the exons ATGGCACTTGCGTGTACACGTATCGGCCTGAGTATTTTTCTGCTGTACACAATTTTCACACTGAGTTATTGCAAGCCCGATATGCCCGAAGAGACGTGCGAAACCATTCCAGCAGAAATTCATCTAGTCAAAG AGGAATACGATGAACTTGGGCATTTGCAAAGAACCTGCAGTGGTGATGTAGCTGTTAATAAATGCGAAGGATTATGTAGGAGCCAAGTTCAACCATCTGTTATCACTCCGACAGGTTTTCTCAAG GAATGCTACTGCTGTCGAGAAAGTTTCATGAGGGAGAGGATCATTACCCTTAACCATTGTTACGATATAGATGGTGTGAAATTAATTGATGAAGGAAACAGTTCGCTAGATGTCAAGTTGAAGGAACCTGCAGAATGTAAATGTTATAAATGTGGCGATTTGGGACGATAA